The sequence AAGGCATTGGAAGCTTTAcctgttttaataattttattgctttattaggAGAATTCGGGATTGATCCCACATTTTTAATTAGCTTTTAATAATACTAATACAGAgacttactttaaaaatatttctcttcTGATTTGTGATGCGCAATTGAATACTGGCTCATAGAATCGAATCAGTTTGAAGCTGCCTCCGAACACCAGatgacttttttgaaaaaaaaatatactcagaggtttgccatttctaAGCGTGGACCGACTACTACGTTATacgtaacaaaaaaatatctttgatGTTTAACGAATGCAGTGCCCATGGCACCCAAAACCAGCTCCAGGTAGGTTTCGCGCAAACAAAGCGCCGATAAAGTGTAAAATTTGGTGCACGATATTAGAGATACAAAATTGACTCAGGCTGCTTTGTTTGCAGTTTGCCCACAGAGtcgagggtcctacagtttcaacaCCAGATGACCTTTTATGGAAAACTTTTGCAAGacaaaaatatactcggaggtttgccattgctaaGCGTGGACCGACTGCTACGttatacacaaaaaacaaaaaaaatatttgtaatgacCGCAGAGCCCATCGCACCTACAACCAGCTGCTGGTTGGTTTCGCACAACCAAAGCACCGATAAAATGTAGAATTTGGTGCTCGATATTAgagaaatagataaataaaatcgACTCAGGCTGCTGTGGATGCAGTTTGGAAACCGAGACGCAACGCAGTTTCACTTGTTTTTAAGGCGATTGAATATAAACGGAAGTAACTAgggcagctgatttgtttttgttttgccttaCTGATCTGAGTGTCAAAGTTATTcggtttttgttgctgttgtttcgtTTATATTCTGATTGAAATTATGACATTCAAACCAacaaatcgcaaaaaaaaaaaaaattttaactttatctTGGCTCACCTGGCTGGTTTCTGAAAAGGTTATCCAAATGCAGCATCAAATTAATGGACTGAAGGAAAACCTGTCAAACTAAAATTATATTCGCAGACGTATAATATCTCAACAGAAGCGTTGGTACATGTAAACTTTTAGACAAAATATTCGAATCTTCCAATTAGTCTCGCAAAAGCAGGGTATAAGGAGTTTTTTCCACACTTCATTAGAATAGAAATGGTGGATTAAAATTGGAAGAAAacttccaaaaaaataattaaggggacagattcctgtaaaatttcgattttttttttataaaatgttaatatattataaCCCTTTAAGAATGTGTCAAAAactttttagaacgtaaatttaagtatttcttatatttattatagatcgtcaaccgagACGACTCTATCCTTTGTGTTccagcgctgggagaggtatagttaagttgccgactttagacgcgtttttttcaaaactatattttttcgaattggcgtacacgataactcgaaaagttattgactgatctccctgaaattACGCACACATCTCTTTATgctattactttctatgtgaatttatagtttgaaaattttgcgaaaaaataattttttcgaagcaaaaacagtaggaaaattcgcccaaaAACTCATTAATTACAGAGAATtaataaacagaaaaatttttggttttttgttttcaggtcactgacgccgatgttacaatgcccgccgattgagaagccccgctgcgaccttcctggcaGAATTGAATGTACATCcaccattttaaataattaaaataaaaaaaaatgtatattattttaatgtataaataaactgtacgacaattttgaaaaaaatatattgacttcttcattttaaataattttaatgaaaatcagggaaaatatggccgtttacaggtatctgcccctttaataaaaaaaatagatttattagcaaaaacttttttttaaagtatgtgttgataaaagaaaaaaaaaaaaattaaaaagcacaattatgaacatttaaaaaaaccgaagatatttcactttaaaaaattctctaccaaaattttaaacatggagtaaatctcaaaattataaaattatttcaaaatttttttcagttatatacttatatataattggcgcgtacaccctttttgggtgtttggccgagctcctcctcctatttgtggtattggcgtcttgatgttgttctacaaatggaggggcctacagtttcaagccgactccgaacggcagatatttttatgaggagctttttcatggcagaaatacactcggaggtttgccattgcctgccgaggggcgatttatgtgcaaatgtatgtgtgcacgtttTATTCTTAATTCTTGGCTTCCCACTCACTTTCCCTTACTCctgcttttctttttgtttgtttattttctgtacaATGCCGATTGCTGCGGAATGGGAATGGGAATCTTGTATTCTTTCATTCGTGGAGAAAATGTCAATATATCATATTTacctcctttttttctttttgtccagCCTCTCTGAGTGCAATGTGTACTGTACCGAAACATTTGTAGCTTTTATTCTGAGGGACATTTTTCAAAACGGCCAAACTAATACGAGTAAATCGaacagattttaataaaaatcaaaaacaggCTTTAAGAAAAGCTGTGTAGCGGCCATTTTCATtatagaattaaaataaatataatttatagaaTTAATAACCTTTTCCGGTACAtaaattcatgtaaaaattaccAAACTATGCTTCTTTTTGAATATATCTTCAATACAACGGGTCTCTAACTATATACGAGCACAATGCGAGTGACGCCTGAGGTACATTAGGGGAATGGCTTGTGCTACCCTGGGAACCAGATCATCGGGGACCAGATCATCGGTCTCTAGCAACACTCTTAACTCGCTGTAAATCAGATATTTCTTCCCACCATTGGTGATCGCCAGAAACTTGATGAAGTATGGTGGGTATCTAAGGCTAGGTAAATAGGTAAATGAGTTGAACTCGTGATGCTGAACATCTTAGAATAGTTCCACGCAATGTATGCATGTGTCTGAGTATGCAAGAAGAAGAGTATGTGCGTGAGAAAGCGTTATAACGGCACTTCCTGAACAGGTAGCTCGTAGCTTGAGTTTATGATATTAAAATAAAGGGAAAACCTGAGCCGCTTGTGGTTTACCAACAATATATGTGTTATTTATATAGTAGAAAGAATGAGTTAGTCTGTATATGTAGTATCCTGCGTActatatatatgaaaattggGATCCCCATAAGTCTAGTGAATCTGGCATGAACATCCATTAcccaactattttttattccaaaagaaGGACGTTAacactttgtttaaaaaaatcaattcaacaCTTTAAGTTCACGTCGATGAAAATTATTGTGGAATATCATAAACCTTTCGCTGGCGAACTTGCGGTGTCGGGTTTTTAAACTGTGGCGAAACGAGTGCTAATTACTCATAACTGCGGTTTCTTTCTTTGGATTTTGTTGCTACTGATATGTTGGCTAAATCCACTACTGTTAGTGTTACTATTAACTATATGCATTATTGTAGCATACCACCACTTCCAAGCAAGCGGcgcaaaaatgttgttgttgctgatgtgGCGCTTATTATGGATGATTGTTATTGCTGCACTCTCTTGGCGTTACCAACATATTGCCGCGCCGTCAAGCGCAACTATTGGTACAATAGCGTATGCGCGCGCGCTGGTTTTTCACGTATATATAAAGTAAGCGACCACAGCTGAACAAGTCAGTCCCAACTTGGATCTCGTTATTGGCTAAACAAACTCTTAGTGTTAATTTTCCTCTACTGGTCCGTTCAAACCGACAGCTCGACAATGCGCTTGGTAATTAAACATTTAGTTTACTCAAAATTTATGGACACTCTATCGTCCTCAATATGTCTATCATCAAAGTGGACACacgatttttaattataataaaaaattttattttcctatttaCAGTTTGTTCTTCCTTGTCTCGCCTTGTGCGTGGCAATTGTTAGTTGTGCGCCAGCAGCTGAAAAAGCGGAAGCTGCTGCGGCAAGCGAGAAAGATGCAGCTGAAGCGAAAGATGATGGCAAAACCGTCGAAAAGCGTGGACTTCATCTAGGAGATTATGGAGGACATCATCACGAACATCATCACGAACATATTAAGACTATAACCATTGAAAAGAAAGTACCTGTGCCTTACACTGTTACGAAACACGTTCCATATACCGTGGAAAAGAAGGTACCATACGAGGTGAAGGTACCAGTGCCCGAACCATACTATGTTGAGAAAAAGGTACCAGTGCATGTAAAGGAATACGTGAAGGTTCCAGTACATGTACCAAAACCCTATGAGGTGATTAAGAAGGTACCCTATGAGGTGAAAGTTCCAGTTGACAAACCGTACGAAGTAAAagtgcacgtgccacaaccctACGAAGTCATCAAGAAGATCCCTTATGAGGTGAAAGTACCCGTGCCACAACCCTACGAAGTCATCAAGAAAATTCCTTATGAAGTGAAAGTTGAAGTACCTGTGCCCAAGCCCTATGAGGTGATTAAGAAGGTACCCTATGAGGTCAAAGTGCCCGTGGAGAAACCATACCCGGTCGAAGTTGAGAAACCATATCCAGTCGAAGTTGAAAAACCATATCCAGTCGTTGTGGAGAAGAAGGTACCTTACGAAGTGAAAGTTCCAGTCGACAAACCCTACAAAGTCGTAGTCGAGAAACCTTACCCAGTGCATGTGAAGGTGCCCGTGCCACAACCTTACACCGTGGAGAAGAAAGTACCATACACGGTTGAGAAACCGGTACCATACGAAGTAAAAGTGCCCATTGAGAAACCTTATCCAGTTTACTCGGAAGTAAAGGTGCCAGTGCACAAGGAGATCCCTATCCCAGAAAAGTACCATGTTGAAGTGCCAATCTTCCACAAGGAAGAACATCATGATTATCATGGCTCTTATCATCACGAATAAAATGAATTCAATACGTTTATAACAAGATGGCAAACTAAAGACGGAGAAGGCTGAGTAGATGTAAAACGACATAGTATGAGAAAATCGGTGAACACAGTTGAAAAAGGCAAACTGGATGAAAACTACacacaaagaaaatttaaataatttcaaaaaagataaaaatggcGAAATTCGAAGATTGCCACCACAGATCGCGAATACAAGTAAGAACATAAACCGAAGGAAAGGATGAAAAAATAGAAGGAAGGAACAAAAGATAAAAAGAAATCAAGCAACCAATAAAGTAATAAGTAAAATAACCACTCCAATTGATTCCATCCGAAGGTAATCAAGAAAGTCTGGACGCATTCATGTTGAGCTGAACGGGAGTAacaccaaaacaacaacaacaacaactttgaaGAGGATGTTAATGAGGATGAAATTAGCACAATAACGAGAACAAGGAGGACCGATGGCCAGTCGGATGTTTAGACGAAGGacggaggaggaggaggagaaGAAGCAATCTAATGGAAGGGGGGTTCAATGGGGTAGCCGAGACTGTTGGTTGCGGATACATAGAGTATCCCACAACTATGGCTACTTCGTTTTTTTCCATTGTATTATAAGCCAAatgtgttatatatttttttatacaacttGAAAACTGCCCTAGGTTTAATGctactttatttaaataataagttAAAGAAACACTCAAATactgaaaatgtttttatttaaaatggttGACACGAGGGAGCCACTATTATATGTGTGTCGAAGGTAAGTAGTTATGGTAGCTTGTGCCATAAAATGATTGCGGTCAAGTGAACTtggtaaaattgtaaaaaatatctaaattgatttttaattattagaatgatagaaaaaaggttttatttaatatttttccctttaacaaaatttcatttacaaaaattttacttttattgcacataattaaaaaaagtttaattatttttcttgtacttaaaaaaaagtgaattaagTTTTCAGctcaaatgtaaaatatttaaaatatatttatatatataagatatcaGTTATAAGATTTGATTACATAATTTACGCTCATTgcagcataaaaattatttcctcaATCGAATGAATCAAACTTAAAACTATACTCCATTTTTGGCAGATTTGttgcttaagatactttaattgcactacaccaacaacaaacaTTGTTTTTCTACTGCGCACTATGCCACGAAGTGAAAGCGAAAATACACTAATCCATGCACATCTTTCTATAGGTATGCATGCTTATGGCAGCACCTGCAGAATGTCGGTAAACCTGTTGCATGcgagaaaaaatgtttggtagccattatatgcaattttttcgcCATTTGGTTGGTTGGCGAAGCATGCAAACGCTCTCGATACATCAATTACTTGACACAATTATGCGCAAACGTAGGCGGGAGAAGAGAGGAGTCACATTTGAATTGTGTCATGCAACGAGCACTCGAGCGATTATTGCATAACCATTTTAAAGTAACAATGAAGTTGAAATAATTGCTAATATGTATGCCAAGATGCATTTGTGCacgtacataaaaaaatatatacatatgtatatataattattataaatatacgtAAGTACAGTGCTTCTCGAAAATCGGCTGACAAAGTTCGGAGCCGGCTGTCAGATAATaacgtttattttttaactagaattttcacacaaaaatgagAGCACATAAATTTTAAGCAGACAATTAATTTGGCTTTCATAATCTAAGTCTTACTTATTGTATTCTTGCGTCTTGGACTTAGGAACTACCTATAGAAACAAggcggcacaaaattaatcaccatatCGGTAGATTTGTAGTTACTAGACTGCTGTAGTATACAAATAGtccgaaaaaaaagatttgcattattcaagataatttttttttaattagtaaaaaagttattcaaaagcaaaatgaatGCAGAGGAACTTTTTTGTAGCAGAAATGGACGCAAAAAtacattgcttgccgaggaacgaacgcttttagaaaaaaattattttaagcatTCTTATAAACAGTGGAAAATTACAGTTAAATCATGACCTACTTGATTTAAAacatgaaaagtaaaaaaaaaaaaacgatacaaAGCCACATTTATGgtttatttattgcaataatCGCAATTATCGACAACTCACTGTATATTTAAGTATTAACATTGAGTAATGTataataacttttaatatttttactgaacTAACAATGGCATTGCTTCTGTTGTTCAGTTTTAGTGCTATTGTGCAATATGAGCAACAACAAGTggtcaataaatttgttttaaatgcaGTTTGTGGCCATAAAAGCAATAGCGGCTAAAAAGTAAGTAAGGCTGTTATAGGAGGCGTTTGTGTCGAGTGCTtcgtatattttattaatacaaattttgaggTAAGCAATATTTTAACATCCGATAAGCGTTATGTTTTTAGCAGAGCGGTAATCCTCtggacttgcactttattaggcGTTTGAGCCTTAACATTGCTGAAACCTTCCACTGGGATGATAAGTaggttttttaagaaaattaaaatctattTAGATAACCGATAATCAATAAAAACTTGATTTCTCACGAATTTTTGGAAAGCTAGGAACCTTTTTGAGCTTGAATGGTAGTAGTAGCTTGAAGatagtaataatttttgcaaatggcgtctaATATAGTTGTGCTTCGGTTTTTATTCTACGAGCAGAGggaaaattagcaaaaatttagcaaaatattttgaaaggctttctTCAGAAATACATAAGTACGAGTAGTATTAGAAAAAATCGAGTCTCCTTAATGTCGCTTTGGCTACATTTGCATACATTTGCAGAAAAAAGGTGGTTGACACAGGTACATTCGTTCGCGTTTCCAGTAATAAATTTCCCCCAGCGGAATAAAATAGTACTTCCCGAACCACTAACAATTCGTACCTCTACGATTTATtctcatactcgtatatactccAAACACaccactattttttataaaaatatatacaaaaaaaaattataaaaattaagaaaaggtataaataaatatacaacaaaaaccatataacgcggtttcaaaaaaaaaaaaaaaaatgtacaaattatcataaaaatgaccaactttttaataagaatgtTAAACAATTTTCTGGGTATGCAATAACCCATGgcattttagtataaaaaagttcCAAACTACCAAATATcgtcaatttttgaaaattttattttcacttagcGGTCACACCTTTTCTTCCATACATAGTATATACTagaattttttatgtggatTATTATTGTTATGAGGACATTTAGAGCTGTGACCTGAAAGATCTACTGCGCCTCGCTGCTCATTGATTCAGAGCATATCTCTGGGCgcaaattcttcaaaaaattttcgtatttGTCCTGTGGTCGGTCGcggtggccgaatgggttggtgcgtgactacattTCGGTAGTGCCTAGATTCGAAACTCCAGGCATCGAACACAAAATgattgagaatatttttttctaatagcggtcgcccctcagcaggcagtggcaaacctccgagtgtatttctgtcatggaaaAACTCCTCTTAAAAACCATCATAAATTGGATCAGAAGCTCGGCCAGACAGCCTATAAAGGATGTATATAGATATAtcatattttattgagttttatttccacTTCTGGTATCTGTTGTTTACCCAGGTATTTGTCCCGCTTATACATCAGAGCTTGGCACGATACCAGCACATGTTTGATGGCTTCATCTTCCTCCCTACAGAACCTGCACGTCCATCAATCTATCAGTGTGTGTGTCTATCAGTGAGTATAGATATGCTTCTCCAATAGTGTTTTCTCCAGACATATTCCGTAAATTTCAAAGTAGATTTACTTACTTCGCACACATCTAATGGTAATGGTTTTACTGGTTAGGCTAAGTCCTTTATGTATGCGACTGGATTGAGCTGTTGTGCGCCACTaagtgcttaattttaattatttaccatTGCGAGGAagcgaaccagctccttaggaggaaGCCTTCATCCTCCAGTAGGTACATACAACCCCAGGAATcagtgtctcctgtggcctaatgcttcacaattggtgattaagtgttccatggactccttttcatcacagcagaacctgcattgTTTAGTGTATAATTTAGTTCcattgtattgaaatttttattgcagGCAACATGGCCTATAAATACTCCACATAACCATCTAAGGCCCTTGTTTTGTAGGGTTACAGCATATTTCGCTCTGCTAGTATTAAAGTAAAGtgaaatccaacatagaatctctcttgccaacaagtgctactttggactaagtgggcaattgagtagtaaagtcctctctcgacgaacaacactaacactctacaagactctcatcatgcccgtcctaacgtatggcgcagaagcgtggacggatgacaacatccgatgaagcgacgcttgaagtgtttgagagaaagattctgagtaAGATTTttcgacctttgcacgttggcaacggcgaatatcgcagacgatggaacgatgagctgtatgagctttacgacgatatagacatagcacagcgaataaagatccagcggctacgttggctaggtcatgtcgtccgaatggatacaaacgctacggctttgaaagtattcaatgcggtaccagctggtggtagtagagaaagaggaaggcctcatctgcgttggaaagatcaggtggagaaggacttggcttcacttagtgtgtccaattggccccggttagcacgagaaagaaacgactggcgcgctttgttaaactcggccaaaatcacgtaagcggttagcgcgccaattaagaagaaaaagagtattaaaattcaataacaTTTTTGAGTGATTAAGGCCCGATccatttttggtttcctgttttaggttgtttttgttaaagcgGAAAAATGGGGTTGATCCAATAAATGCCCTTCCGCCCCTATTTTTGGCAtacataaaagtctgcctttttGTTTCCTTCGTGACGCTcgtgtcctggtacccaaatcagggaGACCTGATTAAGAGTTGCCAgcttgttgagtgcattgttacccTCTATAAGGGCTTTTAAATTAGGCGCCAAGTTATTTAAGGCTTTAAGGAGTGATtgactgtccgaaagtattttaatttttactgtttTGGATAAGATTTCCTTTGTTTGCATTATGGAGaagcaaaaattttccatcacgaaAGCATACCATATGATCTGAAAACATTTGATTGaactttttgtaaacaaaacaaatttattttttgtggaaTGTGATCGTTTGTGCCATACTGCCTGGTGTCTGACTTGCGTCGATCTGTAACTTCCAGTTTATAGCCAGTAacgataaaatggaaaattttctaacaaaaaaaacgtGAGTATATTTatgctaatttttctttttggacGACACAAAAGTTTGTAAACAAACTCACCTGGTATGTCTTTTTCTACCGGTTTTTGAAAGTGATGACAAATTTTTTTGCCAGCAAGTGCTATTGTAAATGAAGTAACGAGTTAAGctataaaatcattttaacgaACAAAGTAATTATACCACCAGAGCACATTCagacaaattttttatgttaaactaaaacagaaattaaaacaatGGCAATAACCGCTCAGAAGCTCTTGAAGGATCTGTTTGAAAATTCGCGGGCGCTGTTGCGTACAGCAGACATCACTGCATAGAGATGACCTTTgttattctttattattaattttaaaacaaagaaattttcaGTAGATAACGAATTAATGAAAAGTAAATTTGGGTTAATGTAAGcaaatgagaaaataaaaaaaaattgataacagACAAAAAAACTGCTAACAAAAATCTGATATTGCATTAGCTGATGCCGCCAAACTCGCTAAGACCCGAGTAGCTGTATTTAGGTATGCGCAACCTTCTGTTTTATTTGAACCGTGGGAAAGCAGCAGCCGTATCTGCGTGGGAAATGCCAAATGACGGATGTCTTGATTTCGGCTGCTGTTTTCAATTGACATCAGCTGACCCAATATGGAGCGAAAGCTGGTTTGCTCTGTTTGGCCAAAAGCGCCTGATCGGACAGTCAATTCTTTATCGtcaattaatgaaaaaacatatagtatgtatgtatgcatcgcATTATACAAAACTACagacacacatatgcacaataTGACAGATGAATTTAAACCCTGAGTATCAATACAAAACTTGTTTAGTAAAACTgtcatttaaaagaaatttaatacttCGATACTTAATACACTTTCTTATacttttacatatatgtacacatgtatgtgtatatgtataaatagcTATTCCATCAtagcgattgcaaaaaaaatgaagtcctacgtacatacattggtATGTACAGGGTGTTCGGCGGCAGAATTCGGttttaa is a genomic window of Anastrepha ludens isolate Willacy chromosome 6, idAnaLude1.1, whole genome shotgun sequence containing:
- the LOC128867891 gene encoding skin secretory protein xP2, which encodes MRLFVLPCLALCVAIVSCAPAAEKAEAAAASEKDAAEAKDDGKTVEKRGLHLGDYGGHHHEHHHEHIKTITIEKKVPVPYTVTKHVPYTVEKKVPYEVKVPVPEPYYVEKKVPVHVKEYVKVPVHVPKPYEVIKKVPYEVKVPVDKPYEVKVHVPQPYEVIKKIPYEVKVPVPQPYEVIKKIPYEVKVEVPVPKPYEVIKKVPYEVKVPVEKPYPVEVEKPYPVEVEKPYPVVVEKKVPYEVKVPVDKPYKVVVEKPYPVHVKVPVPQPYTVEKKVPYTVEKPVPYEVKVPIEKPYPVYSEVKVPVHKEIPIPEKYHVEVPIFHKEEHHDYHGSYHHE